A single region of the Salvia miltiorrhiza cultivar Shanhuang (shh) chromosome 8, IMPLAD_Smil_shh, whole genome shotgun sequence genome encodes:
- the LOC130997393 gene encoding sm-like protein LSM36B → MSGAGEKLSGTKTPADFLKSIRGRPVVVKLNSGVDYRGILACLDGYMNIAMEQTEEYVNGQLKNKYGDAFIRGNNVLYISTSKGTLAEGA, encoded by the exons ATGAGCGGTGCCGGGGAGAAACTGTCGGGCACGAAAACTCCGGCAGATTTTCTGAAATCTATACGTGGACGACCCGTGGTTGTCAAATTGAACTCCGGTGTCGATTATAGAG GTATCCTTGCATGTCTGGATGGATACATGAATATTGCAATGGAACAAACAGAGGAGTATGTGAATGGTCAGTTGAAGAACAAATATGGAGATGCCTTCATCAGAGGAAATAATG TACTCTACATCAGCACATCGAAGGGAACCTTGGCAGAAGGAGCTTAG
- the LOC130997392 gene encoding serine--tRNA ligase-like, producing MLDINLFREEKGGNPEKLRESQRRRFTDVHIVDEVIELDRAWRQRQFELDGLRTSRNKISKEISRLKIAGEDTKGLVESTDKNKELTVQKEAEVQEALKALQSRLGNIGNLVHDSVPVDNNEDNNAVIRSWGEKRMEPKLKNHVELVELLGIADLKKGANVAGGRGFYLKGDGVLLNQALINFGLHFLRKRGFMPLQTPFFMRKDIMAKCAQLAQFDEELYKVTGEGDDKYLIATAEQPLCAYHLDDWIHPTELPLRYAGYSSCFRKEAGSHGRDTLGIFRVHQFEKVEQFCMTSPNANDSWEMHEEMLKNSEDFYQLLNIPYQVVSIVSGALNDAAAKKYDLEGWFPASKTYRELVSCSNCTDYQSRRLEIRYGQKKSNDKTKEYVHMLNSTLTATERTMCAILENNQKEDGVEIPEVLRPFMDNISFIPFKAPPSKDSKGKKSKE from the exons ATGTTGGACATCAATCTATTTCGTGAGGAGAAGGGCGGCAACCCTGAGAAACTCAGGGAGTCTCAGCGCCGTCGTTTCACCGACGTTCATATTGTTGATGAGGTGATTGAGCTCGACAGGGCTTGGAGGCAGC GCCAATTTGAGCTGGATGGTTTGAGGACCTCCAGGAACAAGATAAGCAAAGAGATTTCTCGCCTAAAAATT GCTGGAGAAGATACAAAAGGTTTGGTTGAAAGTACAGATAAAAACAAAGAACTGACTGTACAAAAGGAGGCCGAGGTGCAGGAGGCTCTAAAAGCATTGCAATCTAGATTAGGAAACATTGGAAACCTAGTGCATGATTCTGTCCCCGTTGACAATAATGAG GATAACAATGCCGTTATAAGGTCTTGGGGAGAGAAGAGGATGGAGCCAAAACTGAAGAATCATGTGGAGCTTGTTGAGCTTCTAGGAATTGCGGATTTGAAGAAAG GTGCAAATGTTGCGGGAGGTAGAGGTTTCTATCTGAAAGGGGATGGAGTACTGCTTAATCAAGCTCTAATCAACTTTGGTCTTCATTTTTTGAGGAAGAGGGGATTTATGCCGTTGCAGACTCCTTTCTTCATGCGGAAAGATATTATGGCTAAGTGTGCCCAGTTGGCTCAATTTGATGAGGAGCTTTACAAG GTAACTGGAGAAGGGGACGACAAATATCTGATAGCTACTGCTGAACAGCCGCTTTGCGCTTATCATCTAGACGATTGGATTCATCCTACCGAACTGCCTTTGAG ATATGCAGGATATTCTTCCTGCTTTAGGAAAGAAGCTGGTTCGCATGGTCGAGATACTCTGGGAATTTTCCGTGTTCACCAGTTTGAAAAGGTTGAACAGTTCTGTATGACTAGTCCAAACGCAAATGATTCATGGGAAATGCATGAAGAAATGCTAAAAAATTCAGAGGATTTTTACCAGCTG CTAAATATTCCCTATCAAGTTGTATCTATCGTCTCTGGTGCTCTGAATGATGCTGCTGCAAAGAAGTATGACTTGGAAGGGTGGTTTCCAGCATCAAAGACTTATAGAGAACTTGTTTCCTGTTCAAATTGCACCGACTATCAGTCAAGAAGATTAGAAATACGATATGGACAAAAAAAG AGTAACGACAAGACTAAAGAGTATGTCCACATGTTAAACTCCACCCTGACAGCAACGGAGAGGACCATGTGTGCCATCCTTGAGAACAACCAAAAGGAAGATGGGGTCGAGATACCAGAGGTTCTTCGACCATTCATGGACAATATATCTTTCATTCCGTTTAAAGCCCCCCCTAGCAAAGACTCCAAAGGAAAAAAGAGCAAGGAATAA
- the LOC130997394 gene encoding pentatricopeptide repeat-containing protein At5g04810, chloroplastic yields MDIFSISSTVQCSHTPPHFSTSTSAASFTRASSSSQDSAHKPTTNSPDLRRPITTNKPLKTSTSRSSHFPENPLKKLVNPRNPSIANSSSHDTISGKLWLSSKLSPPPPPPPPPPPLQERQVDNGISGNSDENEKEVEFREKGKIFVGNLPLWIKKIELAEFFRQFGPIKNVILIKGHDELERNMGFGFVIYSGNTAEKAAMKAVEFDGVEFHGRVLTVTLDNGQRVKGKYAERARWVDGKVGEEYRSEWHEEREGSRREFAKVLESQPENWQAVVRAFERIKKPSRREFGLMVNYYARRGDMHRAREMFESMRARGIEPTLHVYTNLIHAYAVGRDMEEALSCVRKMRDEGIEMSLVTYSIIVGGFARVGNVEAAELWFKEAKERITSLNAIIYGNIIYAHCQKCNLTRAEVLVREMEEQGIDASIDIYHTMMDGYTMVQNEEKCLMVFHRLKECGFTPSIVTYGCLINLYIKMGKIHKALEVSDMMKLAGVKHNMKTYSMLINGFIYLKDWANAFSIFEDVIRDGLKPDVILYNNIIRAFCGMGNMERAIRTVEEMKKERHRPTSRTFMPIIHSFAKAGEMRRALDVFDMMRRSGCIPTVQTYNALILGLVEKRQMGKAVDILDEMLLAGISPNEHTYTTIMHGYASLGDIGKAFEYFSKLKNEGLELDVYTYEALLKACCKSGRMQSALAVTKEMRTQNIPRNTFIYNILIDGWARRGDVWEAADLMQQMRQEGVQPDIHTYTSFINACCKAGDMLRAMKTMKEMEALGVKPNIKTYTTLIHGWSRASLPEKALKCYEEMKQAGLKADKAVYHCLMTSLLSRATVAEDYIYTGILNLCQEMAENELVVDMGTAVHWSKCLRKIERSGGAITEALQRTFPPDWSSHKALDAISDEDEDEYEDRASYNSDADGEDDGNFEGRFQF; encoded by the exons ATGGATATCTTCTCCATCTCCTCCACCGTTCAATGCTCTCACACTCCACCACATTTTTCCACCTCCACTTCCGCCGCCTCATTCACTCGAGCTTCCAGCTCGTCGCAAGACAGTGCCCACAAACCCACCACCAACTCCCCCGACCTCCGCCGCCCCATCACCACCAACAAGCCCCTGAAAACATCCACTTCACGCTCCTCTCACTTCCCAGAAAACCCCCTCAAGAAATTGGTCAATCCCCGCAACCCTTCCATCGCCAACTCATCATCACACGACACTATCAGCGGAAAGCTCTGGCTGTCCAGCAAACTCTCCCCTCCaccgcctcctcctcctccgccgccgccgttgcaAGAGAGACAAGTTGACAATGGGATTTCCGGAAATTCAgatgaaaatgaaaaggaaGTGGAGTTCAGAGAGAAAGGCAAGATCTTTGTGGGCAATTTACCTCTTTGGATAAAGAAAATTGAGCTTGCCGAGTTTTTCAGGCAATTTGGGCCCATAAAGAATGTGATTCTGATAAAGGGGCACGATGAATTGGAGAGGAATATGGGATTCGGGTTTGTGATATATAGCGGGAACACGGCGGAGAAAGCTGCAATGAAGGCTGTGGAGTTTGATGGGGTGGAGTTTCATGGAAGGGTGTTGACGGTGACGTTGGATAATGGGCAGAGAGTGAAGGGGAAATACGCAGAGAGGGCGAGGTGGGTGGATGGCAAAGTGGGGGAGGAGTACCGGTCTGAGTGGCATGAGGAGAGGGAAGGTTCGCGGAGGGAATTCGCGAAGGTTCTAGAATCTCAACCGGAGAATTGGCAGGCCGTTGTGCGAGCTTTTGAGAGGATAAAGAAG CCTTCCAGAAGGGAGTTTGGGTTGATGGTGAACTATTATGCCAGGCGAGGAGACATGCATCGTGCACGTGAAATGTTTGAGAGCATGCGTGCCAGAGGAATTGAACCAACATTACATGTATATACAAA CCTCATCCATGCTTATGCAGTAGGAAGAGACATGGAAGAAGCACTATCATGTGTGAGGAAGATGAGGGATGAGGGAATCGAGATGAGTTTAGTGACCTACAGTATTATCGTTGGAGGATTTGCAAGAGTTGGGAATGTTGA AGCTGCAGAGCTTTGGTTTAAGGAGGCGAAAGAGAGAATTACAAGCTTAAATGCCATCATATATGGGAACATAATTTATGCTCATTG TCAAAAGTGTAACTTAACTCGTGCTGAAGTGTTGGTAAGAGAGATGGAAGAACAAGGTATAGATGCTTCGATTGATATATACCATACTATGATGGATGGTTACACCATGGTACAGAATGAAGAGAAATGCCTAATGGTTTTCCACAGACTTAAG GAATGTGGCTTTACGCCTTCCATAGTTACTTATGGGTGTCTCATTAACCTTTATATCAAG ATGGGAAAAATTCACAAAGCTTTGGAAGTAAGCGACATGATGAAATTGGCAGGTGTAAAGCATAACATGAAGACATACTCCATGTTGATCAACggttttatatatttgaaagaTTGGGCAAAtgctttttcaatttttgaggATGTAATTAGAGATGGTTTAAAGCCGGATGTCATTCTTTACAACAATATAATAAGAGCATTCTGTGGCATGGGTAACATGGAGCGTGCTATCCGTACTGTCGAGGAAATGAAAAAGGAGAGGCATAGACCAACCTCGAGAACATTCATGCCCATAATTCATTCTTTTGCAAAGGCAGGAGAAATGAGACGGGCACTTGATGTTTTTGATATGATGAGGAGAAGCGGATGCATTCCTACCGTGCAGACGTATAACGCTCTGATTCTTGGCCTCGTCGAGAAGCGTCAG ATGGGGAAGGCTGTGGATATATTGGATGAGATGTTGCTTGCTGGCATCAGTCCCAACGAGCACACATACACAACCATCATGCACGGTTACGCGTCGTTGGGCGACATTGGAAAGGCGTTCGAGTACTTTTCCAAACTTAAAAACGAGGGACTTGAGCTCGATGTTTATACTTACGAGGCCTTACTCAAGGCGTGCTGTAAATCAGGCAGGATGCAAAGTGCTTTAGCAGTTACAAAAGAGATGAGAACTCAAAATATCCCCAGGAATACATTTATTTACAACATATTAATCGATGG ATGGGCTCGGAGAGGCGATGTTTGGGAGGCTGCAGATCTGATGCAGCAAATGAGACAGGAAGGTGTACAACCGGACATCCATACTTACACGTCGTTTATAAATGCTTGTTGCAAGGCTGGAGATATGCTG CGAGCAATGAAAACGATGAAAGAGATGGAGGCACTTGGAGTGAAGCCAAATATCAAGACCTACACAACACTTATACACGGGTGGTCGCGAGCATCCCTCCCGGAGAAGGCGTTGAAATGCTACGAAGAGATGAAGCAGGCGGGATTGAAGGCAGACAAAGCCGTGTACCATTGTCTAATGACCTCGTTGCTGTCGAGGGCCACTGTTGCCGAAGACTACATCTACACTGGGATCCTCAACCTATGCCAAGAGATGGCAGAGAACGAGTTGGTTGTCGACATGGGCACCGCAGTTCACTGGTCCAAATGCCTACGCAAGATCGAGAGGAGCGGCGGTGCCATTACAGAAGCCCTTCAGAGGACCTTCCCACCCGATTGGAGCTCTCACAAGGCTCTCGATGCCATCTCCGATGAAGACGAGGATGAATACGAAGATCGGGCTTCCTACAACAGCGACGCTGACGGTGAGGACGACGGCAACTTTGAAGGAAGGTTTCAGTTCTAA